From Methanobacterium congolense, one genomic window encodes:
- a CDS encoding ABC transporter substrate-binding protein has translation MNSGKIDVGYCGVTPVTTAISQGKHIKVVAAVNQEGSGIVVSKDLNVTSVADLEGKKIAIPKSGSIQDVLINYLFWKDNLNITDVKIQEMEVPIMPEALKTGEIDGFIGWEPYISISHLSGGGDVVMYSGDIWSHYPCCVVVTSDDFINKKPELLRKFLKVHVESTDYVNTHKGETAEILSEKLGVTLKIEEDALIHVEFVAVPTDEFKTNTLKIVDIQKKIGYIDKNVTITQNDIFDLDYLPS, from the coding sequence TTGAACAGTGGAAAGATCGATGTGGGATACTGTGGAGTTACACCTGTTACAACTGCCATAAGCCAGGGAAAACATATAAAAGTTGTTGCGGCTGTAAACCAGGAAGGAAGTGGTATTGTGGTTTCCAAAGATCTTAATGTAACCTCAGTGGCAGATCTTGAAGGCAAAAAAATAGCGATACCCAAAAGTGGTTCAATACAGGATGTTCTCATAAATTACCTGTTCTGGAAGGACAATCTGAACATAACTGACGTTAAGATTCAGGAAATGGAAGTTCCTATCATGCCAGAAGCACTTAAAACTGGTGAAATTGATGGATTCATAGGATGGGAACCCTACATTTCCATTTCACATCTTTCAGGTGGTGGAGATGTGGTAATGTATTCTGGGGATATATGGTCCCATTATCCATGTTGTGTTGTTGTTACAAGTGATGATTTCATAAACAAAAAACCAGAACTTTTAAGGAAATTTTTGAAGGTACATGTTGAATCAACGGATTACGTTAACACCCACAAGGGGGAAACAGCAGAAATTCTTTCAGAAAAATTAGGGGTAACCCTTAAAATTGAGGAAGATGCATTGATTCATGTTGAATTTGTGGCAGTTCCCACGGATGAATTTAAGACAAACACTTTAAAAATCGTTGATATTCAAAAAAAAATTGGATACATTGATAAAAATGTCACCATCACCCAGAACGATATCTTCGATCTGGATTACCTTCCATCATGA
- a CDS encoding MFS transporter, with amino-acid sequence MDHNDKLDRNSKTIARLTILTLALPMFIWSFSAGIVTISLPTISQYLDVGTGLVSWVVVAHLIILISFLLIFGRLGDYVGYKTVFLCGIILFTVGSYFCGISLDIFQLIASRVLQGVGSAMMLSMTPALVSTNFKHHKRGWAFGYISLATTLALALGYGAGGIIISHLGWHWIFFSTVPMGIFAAYMVQTVLPPGEIVKNRPKFDLTGSILIFITIVNFTLALELGKTLGWTSLIIMGMIALSVVLAVTFFVWESRQTCPLFDVSLLKNLKLTFSIAAAFLISTVLTGTIFLIPFFLELVMGYSTDFTGLLILAPTLLILFASPISGRISDMFSSRIPTIIAGMSMIVALVLFTLFNPTVGILFIFIALAVRSLSEGIFSPANTKQVMSHSDTGKMGSVSSLLNTGKYLGLVMGVVLFETVFEATIKTSSSNIEGITSTGAFQMSAPVNTLLAGFHSAFIMGVGMSIMILIFILLSSEKTHNP; translated from the coding sequence ATGGATCATAATGATAAGCTTGACAGAAACTCAAAAACGATTGCTAGACTCACAATTTTGACCCTTGCCCTTCCAATGTTCATATGGTCCTTCAGTGCAGGTATTGTGACCATATCCCTCCCAACAATCTCCCAGTACCTTGACGTGGGCACAGGACTGGTTTCATGGGTTGTTGTAGCCCATCTCATCATTTTAATAAGTTTTTTATTGATATTTGGAAGACTTGGGGATTACGTAGGTTATAAAACTGTTTTTCTCTGTGGAATTATATTATTCACAGTTGGATCCTACTTCTGTGGAATATCCCTTGACATCTTCCAACTCATAGCTTCAAGGGTACTTCAGGGTGTTGGTTCGGCAATGATGCTCTCAATGACACCAGCCCTTGTATCGACCAATTTTAAGCACCATAAAAGGGGCTGGGCCTTTGGATACATCTCACTTGCAACAACCCTTGCACTCGCACTTGGATACGGTGCTGGAGGTATCATAATATCCCACCTAGGGTGGCACTGGATCTTCTTCAGCACCGTGCCCATGGGAATCTTTGCAGCTTACATGGTCCAAACTGTGCTTCCCCCGGGTGAAATAGTAAAAAATAGGCCTAAATTTGATTTAACAGGTTCAATTCTAATTTTTATTACAATTGTGAACTTCACATTAGCACTTGAACTCGGAAAAACGTTAGGATGGACATCTCTCATTATTATGGGAATGATTGCACTGTCAGTTGTACTTGCAGTGACGTTCTTTGTATGGGAATCAAGACAGACGTGTCCACTCTTCGATGTTTCACTCTTAAAAAATTTGAAGCTGACATTTTCAATAGCTGCAGCTTTTCTAATAAGCACAGTCCTTACTGGAACGATTTTTCTCATCCCATTCTTCCTGGAACTTGTTATGGGTTACAGTACAGATTTTACAGGCCTCCTAATACTTGCACCAACCCTTCTCATCTTATTTGCAAGTCCCATCTCAGGGCGTATCTCTGATATGTTTAGTTCAAGAATTCCCACCATCATTGCAGGCATGAGCATGATAGTGGCACTGGTACTGTTTACACTCTTCAATCCAACCGTTGGGATCTTGTTTATATTCATTGCCCTTGCTGTGAGATCCCTTTCAGAGGGGATATTTTCACCTGCAAACACCAAACAGGTGATGAGTCACAGCGATACGGGAAAAATGGGATCTGTTTCAAGTTTACTGAACACTGGCAAATATTTAGGTCTTGTGATGGGGGTTGTGTTGTTTGAAACAGTTTTTGAAGCAACCATAAAAACAAGTTCCTCAAATATTGAGGGCATAACATCAACTGGAGCATTCCAGATGAGTGCACCGGTAAATACACTTCTAGCAGGTTTTCACAGTGCCTTTATCATGGGGGTTGGGATGAGTATCATGATACTGATCTTCATCCTGCTCTCCAGTGAAAAGACCCATAACCCATGA
- a CDS encoding metallophosphoesterase gives MGLYNGKLIELPKKGRALIVTDLHGNLDDFIRFIQIWKDFKDDNDYFIITGDLIHAMGVEDDRSLELLDYVKSHCETFRRFHLLLGNHEWATISDVSIYKGGVNQTLSFEVLLKEKFKAGWRKKLDEYAEFLEKLPVAVKTRNKVFISHAGPPKDVKSVKDLVNIAEGGYLGNTNLFQILWNRYGDYSKKDLDCFLKVVNCNAMIVGHTPVDGIKLIGKKQLIVSSSYSRGKKAYVELDLTEKIKNARDLLKMVRYIGE, from the coding sequence ATGGGTCTGTACAATGGAAAACTTATAGAACTACCTAAAAAAGGTCGTGCACTTATTGTAACAGATTTACATGGTAACTTAGATGATTTTATCAGATTTATTCAGATATGGAAAGATTTTAAGGATGATAATGATTACTTCATAATAACAGGTGACCTCATACATGCCATGGGTGTTGAGGACGACAGATCCCTGGAACTTCTGGATTATGTGAAGTCCCACTGTGAAACCTTCAGAAGATTTCATTTACTACTTGGAAACCATGAATGGGCAACAATTTCAGATGTTTCAATTTACAAGGGAGGAGTTAACCAAACCCTGAGCTTTGAAGTTCTCCTCAAGGAAAAATTTAAAGCTGGGTGGAGGAAAAAACTGGATGAATACGCAGAGTTTCTGGAAAAACTTCCAGTAGCGGTTAAAACCAGAAACAAAGTGTTCATAAGTCATGCTGGACCACCTAAGGATGTTAAAAGTGTTAAAGACCTTGTGAACATTGCAGAGGGTGGCTACCTTGGAAACACCAATCTATTCCAGATACTGTGGAACCGTTATGGGGACTACTCCAAAAAGGATTTAGACTGTTTCTTGAAGGTTGTAAATTGTAATGCCATGATAGTGGGCCACACACCTGTTGATGGCATTAAGTTGATTGGTAAAAAACAGTTAATAGTTTCCTCAAGTTACAGCAGGGGTAAAAAGGCCTATGTTGAACTGGATCTTACAGAAAAAATAAAAAATGCTCGGGATCTCTTGAAGATGGTCAGATACATAGGTGAATAA
- a CDS encoding FHA domain-containing protein, with translation MSLLDQFWNPSLLNLNTFMIFSVFNMNSMGYWLQNQWLDILFALLLALILGLAVEKIYKHFSPEPKILKNTLTRFTIPTRNHGEIILPNSEKIPIRNDETVLGREDFLGATSPDDLLFVGKEHLKIIRKFDNFFIEDMKTKNGTKINGKALKIHERLKLKDGDRIVVANILNLKYHEKKIDHMN, from the coding sequence ATGTCACTACTTGATCAATTCTGGAACCCTTCGTTGTTGAATCTCAATACATTCATGATTTTTTCAGTTTTTAATATGAATTCAATGGGATATTGGCTCCAGAACCAGTGGTTAGACATCCTATTTGCATTATTACTTGCTTTAATACTGGGTTTAGCCGTTGAAAAAATATACAAACATTTTTCACCTGAACCCAAGATCTTGAAGAACACTTTAACACGTTTCACCATCCCCACACGGAACCATGGAGAAATAATCCTCCCAAACTCTGAAAAAATTCCAATAAGGAATGATGAAACAGTACTTGGAAGAGAAGATTTTTTAGGAGCTACATCTCCAGATGATTTGTTGTTCGTTGGTAAAGAACACTTAAAAATCATCAGAAAATTTGATAACTTTTTTATAGAAGATATGAAAACAAAAAATGGTACCAAAATAAATGGGAAAGCTCTTAAAATTCATGAAAGGCTCAAATTAAAGGATGGGGACAGAATAGTTGTTGCGAACATTCTGAATCTTAAGTACCATGAAAAAAAAATTGATCACATGAATTGA
- a CDS encoding vWA domain-containing protein, giving the protein MDKIVKLSGLLREKGIPASVRSTQTATEAYKILKKDSKENENVLRDALAAIYLKDKRQFPTFKETFDSIFSPEESDTAKETEEKITDSSKKRSNSKMFLKVYNYSFKVLEPEKGKPEKSDVDGIDYMPPLDENLQNPFDESELLQRDITQLNSFEPELLDLCQKLGRKIANRRARRLNESRNMRPDIRRTMRKNLKYGGTLIDLVRSKPKIKKSEHIFLNDISGSCDWISSWFFCMVYTAQTSFHRAKTFDFDNKTIETTSALEEPKLLDAFVKVRDLRQKSSMIHGTSNMYTAFKSFQSQVNINNKSYVLILSDCRDWAGPKSGKKPLSAEVLEEIARRAKRVVVLNPEPRNKWNVVDSCVSYYEDAGADFFEVRNLVQLADLVTKL; this is encoded by the coding sequence ATGGACAAAATAGTCAAACTTTCAGGACTTTTAAGGGAAAAAGGCATTCCTGCAAGTGTAAGAAGTACACAAACAGCAACTGAAGCCTACAAAATTCTAAAAAAAGATTCTAAGGAAAATGAGAATGTACTGCGGGACGCACTTGCAGCCATCTACCTAAAGGACAAAAGACAGTTTCCAACCTTTAAAGAAACCTTTGATTCTATTTTCAGCCCTGAAGAATCAGACACAGCTAAAGAAACTGAAGAAAAAATCACGGACTCCTCCAAAAAGCGTTCCAATTCAAAAATGTTCCTGAAGGTTTATAACTACTCCTTCAAGGTGCTGGAACCTGAGAAGGGTAAGCCTGAAAAATCTGATGTGGATGGTATTGATTACATGCCACCCCTGGATGAAAATCTCCAGAATCCTTTTGATGAATCTGAACTTCTTCAAAGGGACATAACCCAACTGAATTCATTCGAACCAGAACTCCTGGATCTCTGTCAAAAGCTTGGAAGAAAGATAGCCAACAGAAGAGCTCGCAGACTCAACGAATCCCGTAACATGAGACCAGACATCCGCAGAACAATGCGTAAAAACCTCAAGTACGGTGGAACACTTATAGATCTTGTCAGGAGCAAGCCCAAGATCAAGAAGAGCGAACACATCTTCCTGAACGATATCAGTGGTTCCTGCGACTGGATAAGCAGTTGGTTCTTCTGTATGGTTTACACAGCTCAAACATCATTCCACCGTGCTAAAACCTTTGATTTCGACAATAAAACCATTGAAACAACTTCAGCCCTTGAAGAGCCCAAGTTACTTGATGCCTTCGTTAAAGTCAGGGACCTGAGACAGAAAAGCAGCATGATACACGGCACCTCAAACATGTACACTGCATTTAAAAGCTTCCAGAGTCAGGTTAATATAAACAACAAATCCTACGTCCTGATTTTAAGTGACTGCCGTGACTGGGCCGGACCAAAATCTGGTAAAAAACCCTTGAGTGCAGAAGTCCTTGAAGAAATAGCTCGAAGGGCAAAGAGAGTTGTTGTACTTAACCCAGAACCCAGAAATAAGTGGAACGTTGTTGACAGCTGTGTTTCCTACTACGAAGATGCTGGAGCAGATTTCTTCGAAGTTAGGAACCTTGTTCAGCTTGCAGATCTCGTTACGAAACTATGA
- a CDS encoding AAA family ATPase: MKDEDITIKALKEVLNESNYVPDDSIVTTIFLALKLKKPVLVEGPPGVGKTELSKAVARAFGRDFFRVQCYEGITFEQIVGEWNYQKQLLHLEMSKLTKTEGLDTEDDVFSGDFFIKRPLLCAFMNDKPSVILIDEIDKADEEVESFLLQALGEGQITVNDLGTFNLQNDLMVIMTSNARRMLLDETKDRCLFLYIDYPSFERELSIVNSRVPDASTELVKKVVERIQSIRKLNLAKKPSIRATVDWVKTILALGSPEGNDETLKRTVGVVLKSEDDKKKVLKEIFHSRE, from the coding sequence ATGAAAGATGAAGACATAACTATAAAAGCCTTAAAAGAGGTTTTAAACGAAAGTAACTACGTTCCAGATGATAGTATTGTCACAACTATTTTTCTAGCCTTGAAACTGAAAAAACCAGTATTAGTTGAGGGACCACCGGGTGTGGGTAAGACAGAGCTTTCCAAGGCAGTTGCAAGGGCCTTTGGAAGGGATTTTTTCAGGGTGCAATGCTATGAGGGCATAACCTTCGAACAGATCGTTGGGGAGTGGAACTACCAGAAACAGCTTTTACACCTTGAAATGTCCAAGTTAACAAAAACTGAAGGACTTGATACTGAAGACGATGTTTTCAGTGGTGATTTTTTTATTAAAAGACCACTTCTATGTGCTTTTATGAATGATAAACCTTCTGTTATACTCATAGATGAGATCGATAAAGCAGATGAAGAGGTTGAAAGTTTCCTTTTACAAGCACTGGGAGAAGGGCAGATAACAGTCAACGACCTTGGAACCTTCAACCTGCAAAACGATCTAATGGTCATAATGACATCCAACGCCCGGAGAATGCTCCTTGATGAAACCAAGGATCGATGTCTGTTCTTATACATAGATTACCCGTCCTTCGAGCGAGAGTTATCAATTGTGAACTCAAGGGTGCCTGACGCATCAACAGAACTTGTTAAAAAAGTTGTGGAAAGGATCCAGAGCATAAGAAAGCTAAATCTGGCTAAAAAACCATCTATAAGGGCTACCGTGGACTGGGTGAAAACCATACTCGCACTGGGGAGCCCTGAAGGAAATGATGAAACACTCAAAAGAACCGTTGGCGTTGTCTTAAAAAGTGAAGATGATAAAAAAAAGGTTTTGAAGGAGATATTCCACTCAAGAGAATGA
- a CDS encoding TIR domain-containing protein yields the protein MKVFEEELNTYKLFISHTSKEDEEYTKFIDKLNDSYDFQWENHSVLGETSKEDIKKQIEPVDVVVILSGLYSMNRDTIQVQIDVARELEKPMVVIRPWGMENVPGNLESIASGVVGWNTHCVVDNIRKSGPYDDYDEYDD from the coding sequence ATGAAAGTGTTTGAGGAAGAGTTGAACACCTACAAATTGTTCATAAGCCACACCTCCAAGGAAGATGAGGAGTACACAAAATTCATCGATAAACTCAATGATTCCTACGATTTTCAGTGGGAAAATCATTCAGTTTTGGGTGAAACTTCAAAAGAAGATATCAAGAAGCAAATTGAGCCTGTTGATGTGGTTGTGATCCTGTCCGGCCTCTACTCAATGAACAGAGATACTATCCAGGTTCAAATAGACGTTGCAAGGGAACTTGAAAAACCCATGGTTGTTATCAGGCCATGGGGTATGGAGAACGTGCCGGGGAACCTTGAATCAATTGCTTCAGGGGTTGTTGGTTGGAACACACATTGTGTTGTGGACAACATACGTAAAAGTGGACCCTACGATGATTATGATGAATACGATGACTGA
- a CDS encoding ferredoxin, which yields MFKVTLERNKCTSCGTCEDTCPEYFELAEDAFAHIKGSKKAEVEELELEEEDCFMDAAENCPAMCIHIYKDGNEVL from the coding sequence ATGTTTAAGGTAACCCTTGAGAGAAACAAATGCACATCCTGTGGAACCTGTGAAGACACCTGTCCAGAATACTTTGAATTGGCTGAAGATGCCTTTGCACACATCAAAGGTTCCAAGAAGGCAGAGGTTGAGGAGCTGGAGCTCGAAGAGGAAGACTGCTTTATGGATGCTGCAGAGAACTGTCCTGCAATGTGCATCCACATCTACAAAGATGGGAATGAAGTACTCTAA
- a CDS encoding carbon-nitrogen hydrolase family protein produces the protein MKNHFKLAVCQMNVVDNKETNVKKAVDMIESAARNDADLILLPEMFNCPYDNSKFREYAESAEDSATLEMISETARNSGVYVVAGSIPELDDGKLYNSSFIFNRDGEVMDVHRKMHLFDIHVPGEISFRESETLTAGDKVTVVETDLCRIGVVICYDIRFPELSRLMVDKGVELILVPGAFNMTTGPAHWETLMRVRAVDNQVYLAAASPARNHELSYIAYGHSMVVDPWGEVLSQAGASEEIIYAEVNSSRIIDVRNQLPLLENRRKDIYRVTEGSGQNKD, from the coding sequence ATGAAAAACCATTTCAAACTCGCAGTTTGCCAGATGAACGTGGTGGACAACAAGGAAACGAACGTGAAGAAAGCAGTGGATATGATAGAATCAGCTGCCCGGAACGATGCAGACTTGATTCTGCTGCCTGAAATGTTCAACTGTCCATACGACAATAGCAAATTCAGGGAGTACGCAGAATCTGCTGAAGACAGTGCAACACTTGAAATGATATCCGAGACAGCCAGAAATTCCGGGGTCTACGTTGTTGCAGGTTCCATACCAGAACTTGATGATGGAAAACTCTACAACTCCAGTTTCATCTTCAACAGGGATGGTGAGGTCATGGATGTTCACAGGAAGATGCACCTCTTCGACATCCATGTTCCCGGAGAGATAAGCTTCAGGGAATCTGAAACCCTCACTGCAGGAGACAAAGTAACAGTGGTTGAAACTGATCTCTGTAGAATTGGGGTTGTAATATGCTACGACATAAGGTTTCCAGAGCTTTCAAGGCTCATGGTGGATAAAGGAGTTGAACTCATCCTGGTTCCAGGGGCTTTCAACATGACAACGGGTCCTGCACATTGGGAGACTTTGATGAGGGTCAGAGCGGTTGATAATCAGGTTTACCTTGCAGCGGCATCCCCTGCACGAAACCATGAACTCTCATACATTGCTTATGGCCATTCCATGGTTGTTGATCCATGGGGGGAGGTACTGAGTCAAGCTGGAGCCTCTGAAGAGATAATCTACGCAGAAGTGAACTCCTCACGAATCATAGATGTCAGAAATCAACTTCCACTCCTGGAAAACCGGCGCAAAGATATATACAGGGTTACCGAAGGTTCTGGTCAAAATAAGGATTAA
- a CDS encoding HEAT repeat domain-containing protein yields the protein MSDSDNSINMKDIIEKLNDENPEIRIEAAEALGNCGKEALDPLIKTLNDENPNVRFQASKSLGKIGKPAVKPLINALKDDTGNIQKYAAFILKDVGDSSVVSDLIDALKSEEWAVRKFSAKSLGEIGDEKAVEPLIELLKDEDWGVRVAVTKALGDLGDERAIDPIKKARRAATGDKDYKKVANKSLKKIGK from the coding sequence ATGTCAGATTCTGATAACTCAATTAACATGAAGGATATCATTGAAAAATTAAATGATGAAAACCCGGAAATCCGAATTGAAGCTGCAGAAGCCCTTGGAAACTGCGGCAAGGAAGCCCTTGATCCCTTGATCAAAACCCTCAACGATGAAAACCCAAATGTGAGGTTTCAGGCCTCTAAATCCCTTGGAAAAATAGGAAAACCCGCTGTTAAACCCCTTATCAATGCCCTGAAGGATGACACAGGAAACATCCAGAAGTACGCTGCATTCATCCTTAAGGACGTTGGAGATAGCAGTGTCGTATCTGACCTCATAGATGCCCTTAAATCTGAAGAATGGGCAGTTAGAAAGTTTTCAGCCAAATCCTTAGGTGAGATAGGTGATGAAAAGGCTGTGGAACCCCTCATAGAACTCCTTAAGGATGAGGACTGGGGAGTCAGGGTTGCTGTTACAAAGGCCCTGGGAGATTTAGGTGATGAAAGAGCCATAGACCCTATTAAAAAAGCCAGACGTGCTGCAACAGGTGACAAGGATTATAAAAAGGTTGCAAACAAATCTTTGAAGAAGATAGGTAAATGA
- a CDS encoding metallophosphoesterase — protein MNKNHIYGAEIIDLAFLIEDTLILGDLHLGYEEALNAEGIMVPRFQYQKILTRLEEIIRKTHCNRVIINGDLKHEFGRITHQEWKEISNFIGFLKDNFQEVVLIKGNHDNFTRFIAERTNLKVYDRFSIGNYLILHGDKVPDDLEDIGEETLIIGHEHPCVGLKSGERLEKIKCFLKGSFKGKNLVVMPSFNFVTEGSDILHEKALSPFLRDRTVDVNDFEVFGVENFEVLYFGRVRDIIRVKEQFY, from the coding sequence ATGAATAAAAATCATATTTATGGGGCTGAAATCATAGATTTGGCCTTCTTAATTGAAGATACTTTGATTTTAGGGGATCTTCACCTGGGATACGAGGAGGCCCTCAACGCAGAGGGTATAATGGTTCCAAGGTTTCAGTACCAGAAGATCCTGACGAGACTTGAGGAGATCATAAGGAAAACCCACTGCAACCGTGTGATAATAAACGGCGACCTGAAACATGAGTTTGGAAGGATCACACATCAGGAATGGAAGGAGATATCAAACTTCATAGGATTTCTAAAGGACAACTTCCAGGAAGTGGTGCTCATAAAGGGTAACCACGACAACTTCACCAGATTCATAGCTGAAAGAACGAATCTGAAAGTTTACGACAGATTTTCAATTGGAAACTATCTTATACTTCATGGTGACAAGGTTCCAGATGATCTGGAAGATATTGGTGAAGAAACACTCATAATAGGTCATGAACACCCATGTGTAGGCCTTAAAAGTGGGGAACGTCTTGAAAAGATTAAATGCTTCCTTAAAGGCAGTTTTAAGGGTAAAAATCTCGTTGTGATGCCTTCATTCAACTTCGTAACTGAAGGATCGGACATATTACATGAAAAGGCCTTGTCACCATTTTTAAGGGACAGAACCGTGGATGTCAATGATTTTGAGGTATTTGGAGTTGAAAATTTTGAAGTGCTCTACTTTGGAAGGGTAAGGGACATAATCCGGGTTAAAGAACAGTTTTACTGA